In Persicimonas caeni, a single window of DNA contains:
- a CDS encoding S8 family serine peptidase, whose amino-acid sequence MGRRRIADVLRKGWMPAMVAALAFAAPQLVSAQEVASAQTDSTKSMDQWKACLDGAAPSTQNVAPGSVTQATGQPIVLDADPHTDEIVFDFDDDVDNADIEAFARQHGLQVRLNSTYSDAANIFVARVDEGAVPYIKDCLAQKAPAGLIEAAEENINYAAFGSETADDTAPNDPLYQFQWNFKQVGAESAWKVSTGRDVTVAVIDTGVAMENAPDRGITRPKDLDGTEGVAGYDFVDDDDFAWDGHGHGTHVAGTIAQTTNNEYGVAGLAYNAKIMPLRVLNSRGFGQVSDIADAVRFAADNDAQVINMSLGGPLPSLVLSRAIKYAYNKGVTIVAAAGNGGKRAPSYPAAYDGVIAVAATQFDKNTTFYSQWGKYVDIAAPGGNTRVDQNGDGRPDGVMQQTLKNGATDEHDFVLYMGTSMASPHVAAGAALIISQGVTHPDQVEEVLQDTADDSLRDRYDDEKEFRERYGAGLMQADEAAQSAATTQGTWRFAGGLFLALLALVGVRRKDILGVAGGMKPSVIITSVVTASGLFFLPMLIGDGGCFGGVVSALSHPLAELDLALFGPGAHQNPLLASFLIPLLAVGLLGGHDKIKYVASGLALGMAGFLLTESVLLTSDVQWIPGMNVLDRVWLGFNGLVSFAIGYFSLKRV is encoded by the coding sequence ATGGGAAGAAGACGCATAGCAGATGTGCTCCGCAAGGGATGGATGCCGGCGATGGTCGCCGCGCTTGCCTTTGCGGCGCCCCAACTTGTCAGCGCACAAGAGGTGGCGTCGGCGCAGACCGATAGCACCAAATCAATGGATCAGTGGAAGGCGTGTCTGGATGGCGCCGCTCCGTCGACGCAGAACGTCGCCCCGGGCAGCGTGACGCAGGCCACCGGCCAGCCCATCGTGCTCGACGCCGATCCGCACACCGACGAGATCGTCTTCGACTTCGACGACGACGTCGACAACGCCGACATCGAGGCGTTTGCCCGCCAGCACGGCCTGCAGGTGCGGCTCAACAGCACGTACAGCGACGCGGCCAACATCTTTGTGGCGCGCGTCGACGAGGGCGCGGTGCCCTACATCAAAGACTGCCTGGCCCAAAAGGCGCCGGCAGGCCTAATCGAGGCGGCCGAAGAGAATATCAACTACGCGGCGTTCGGCTCGGAGACGGCTGACGACACGGCCCCCAACGACCCGCTGTACCAGTTCCAGTGGAACTTCAAGCAGGTCGGCGCCGAGAGCGCCTGGAAGGTCTCGACCGGCCGTGACGTGACCGTGGCGGTCATCGACACCGGCGTGGCCATGGAAAACGCGCCCGACCGCGGGATCACCCGTCCCAAGGACCTCGACGGCACCGAGGGTGTGGCCGGCTATGACTTCGTCGACGACGACGACTTTGCCTGGGACGGCCACGGCCACGGCACCCACGTCGCCGGCACGATCGCCCAGACCACCAACAACGAGTACGGCGTGGCCGGTCTGGCCTACAACGCCAAGATCATGCCGCTGCGCGTGCTCAACTCGCGCGGCTTCGGCCAGGTCAGCGACATCGCCGACGCGGTGCGCTTCGCCGCCGACAACGACGCGCAGGTCATCAACATGAGCCTGGGCGGCCCGCTCCCCAGCCTCGTTTTGAGCCGCGCCATCAAGTACGCCTACAACAAGGGCGTGACGATCGTGGCTGCGGCCGGCAACGGCGGCAAGCGCGCCCCGAGCTACCCGGCCGCCTATGACGGCGTCATCGCCGTGGCTGCCACTCAGTTCGACAAGAACACCACCTTCTACTCGCAGTGGGGCAAGTACGTCGACATCGCCGCTCCCGGGGGCAACACCCGCGTCGACCAGAACGGCGACGGTCGTCCCGACGGCGTGATGCAGCAGACGCTCAAAAACGGCGCCACCGACGAGCACGACTTCGTGCTCTACATGGGCACCTCGATGGCCAGCCCGCATGTGGCCGCCGGCGCTGCGCTGATCATCAGCCAGGGCGTCACCCATCCTGATCAGGTCGAAGAGGTCCTGCAGGACACCGCCGACGACTCGCTTCGGGACCGCTACGACGACGAAAAGGAGTTCCGCGAGCGCTACGGCGCCGGGCTGATGCAGGCTGACGAGGCCGCCCAGTCCGCGGCGACCACCCAGGGCACTTGGCGCTTTGCCGGCGGCCTCTTCCTGGCGCTTCTGGCGCTGGTGGGCGTGCGTCGCAAGGACATCTTGGGCGTGGCTGGAGGCATGAAGCCGTCGGTCATCATCACCAGCGTGGTCACTGCCAGCGGTCTGTTCTTCCTGCCGATGCTCATCGGCGACGGTGGCTGCTTTGGCGGCGTGGTCAGCGCCCTGTCGCACCCGCTGGCCGAGCTCGACTTGGCCCTGTTCGGACCGGGCGCCCACCAGAACCCGCTTCTGGCGAGCTTCCTGATTCCGCTGCTGGCCGTCGGCCTGCTCGGCGGACACGACAAGATCAAGTACGTCGCCTCGGGCCTCGCGCTCGGTATGGCAGGCTTCCTGCTCACCGAGTCGGTGCTGCTCACCTCCGACGTCCAGTGGATTCCGGGCATGAACGTGCTCGACCGCGTCTGGCTCGGCTTCAACGGCCTGGTGAGCTTCGCGATCGGTTACTTCAGCCTCAAGCGGGTGTGA
- a CDS encoding DUF4350 domain-containing protein, which yields MKSHLRRRTPAALVATLCLLLLAGCGLFEEETYHPPQGDGPWILVDLYHSRKQNHEDYRLSKGDYAYQGVFGWYRAFEHLESNGYKSRTIRTMPLSEERLEGFDVLFINLVDDKRPDFSDEEIGNIQRFVERGGGLFVIGDHTNVYESSARINPILAPMGIEVGYHTAIDYPPDHSVAGLAWIMVFDFDRHYLTRDVEMISLQTGAPVLGDHGIARLSERGFGDYWDPEDTSGYYGNWRFDGDPELEPQGRLPVVQAREYGDGRVVVVGDQNIFGDAWLYFGDNFEFLMNTFQWLAGAEDRPPLRDARPAGFNLGLDMSHNDFMVGRTAEDAYYVFYVNLNRDHAVTADARMQLETWDDALMLLDPTEAFDEAAIDKVRQYFRDGKTVVLSLEADRLSTASVELLAEIAPQFSVSVAETRYTVTDTDADTFENLDVPRVEGVFTLESEAMDVAGLEVSALPRGGENEDEGLSPYLLEITSEWGDPFITARSGGDVVDIARRKKIEDGELVVFIQDGFFRNRTLGHSETTAPTEQNADAVELQYRLLDYLKRASP from the coding sequence ATGAAGTCCCACCTGCGCCGCCGCACCCCGGCGGCCCTCGTCGCAACGCTGTGCCTCCTACTTTTGGCCGGCTGCGGCCTCTTCGAAGAAGAGACCTACCACCCGCCTCAGGGCGATGGCCCGTGGATCTTGGTCGATCTGTACCACTCTCGGAAGCAAAACCACGAAGACTACCGCCTCTCCAAGGGGGACTACGCCTACCAGGGCGTCTTTGGCTGGTACCGCGCCTTCGAACATCTCGAGTCCAACGGTTACAAGTCGCGCACCATCCGCACGATGCCGCTGTCCGAGGAGCGTCTCGAAGGCTTCGACGTCTTGTTCATCAACCTGGTCGACGACAAGCGCCCCGATTTCAGCGACGAAGAGATTGGCAATATCCAGCGCTTCGTGGAACGAGGCGGCGGGCTCTTTGTCATCGGGGACCACACGAACGTCTACGAGAGCTCGGCGCGCATCAACCCGATCCTCGCCCCGATGGGCATCGAGGTGGGCTACCACACCGCCATCGACTACCCGCCGGACCACTCGGTGGCGGGCCTTGCCTGGATCATGGTCTTCGACTTCGATCGCCACTACCTGACGCGCGACGTCGAGATGATCAGCCTGCAGACCGGCGCCCCCGTCTTGGGCGACCATGGCATCGCACGGCTGAGCGAGCGTGGCTTTGGCGACTACTGGGATCCGGAAGACACATCGGGCTACTACGGCAACTGGCGCTTCGACGGCGACCCCGAGCTCGAGCCCCAGGGGCGGCTTCCCGTCGTCCAGGCACGCGAGTACGGCGACGGGCGCGTGGTGGTCGTGGGCGACCAGAATATCTTCGGAGACGCCTGGCTCTACTTCGGAGACAACTTCGAGTTTTTGATGAACACGTTCCAGTGGCTGGCCGGCGCCGAAGACCGCCCTCCCCTGCGCGATGCCCGCCCGGCGGGGTTCAACCTGGGACTCGACATGTCCCACAATGACTTCATGGTCGGACGCACCGCCGAAGATGCCTACTACGTCTTCTATGTGAACTTGAATCGCGACCACGCAGTGACCGCCGACGCGCGCATGCAGCTCGAGACCTGGGACGATGCGCTGATGTTGCTCGATCCGACCGAGGCGTTCGACGAAGCGGCCATCGACAAGGTGCGCCAGTACTTTCGCGACGGGAAGACAGTCGTGTTGAGTTTGGAGGCCGATCGCCTGTCGACGGCGTCCGTCGAATTGCTCGCCGAAATTGCCCCGCAGTTTTCGGTGAGCGTCGCCGAGACCCGCTACACGGTCACGGACACCGACGCCGATACCTTCGAGAACCTCGACGTGCCGCGGGTCGAAGGCGTGTTCACACTCGAGTCGGAGGCGATGGACGTCGCCGGCCTGGAAGTCTCGGCGCTGCCGCGCGGGGGCGAAAATGAAGACGAGGGGTTGTCACCATACCTGCTGGAGATAACTTCAGAGTGGGGAGACCCTTTCATCACTGCCCGAAGTGGGGGAGACGTCGTCGACATCGCTCGCCGCAAGAAGATTGAGGACGGCGAGCTGGTTGTGTTCATCCAAGATGGATTCTTTCGCAACCGCACGCTGGGCCACAGCGAGACGACGGCTCCAACGGAACAAAACGCCGACGCCGTCGAGTTGCAGTACCGTCTGCTCGACTACTTGAAACGCGCGTCGCCTTAA
- a CDS encoding CesT family type III secretion system chaperone, whose product MAITNEQIEAYMIEAELPFEQVGDGLWLIHDETDYIDNIVLIHNEPVITFRVKLMEAPSDNRLELFTRLLELNATAMVAGAFGLEDEAVVIVDTLQSENLDYNEFQAAIDAIALAIREHYEELRTYAGGKEEQAEEAGV is encoded by the coding sequence ATGGCGATCACAAACGAGCAGATCGAGGCCTACATGATCGAGGCCGAGCTTCCGTTCGAGCAGGTCGGCGATGGGCTGTGGCTCATCCACGACGAGACCGACTACATCGACAACATCGTGCTCATTCACAACGAGCCGGTGATCACGTTTCGGGTCAAGCTGATGGAGGCACCCTCGGACAACCGTCTCGAGCTGTTTACCCGTCTGCTCGAACTCAACGCGACCGCCATGGTCGCCGGCGCCTTCGGCCTCGAGGACGAGGCGGTCGTCATCGTCGATACGTTGCAGAGTGAAAACCTCGACTACAACGAGTTCCAGGCGGCCATCGACGCCATTGCGCTGGCGATTCGCGAGCATTACGAGGAGCTTCGAACCTACGCGGGCGGCAAAGAAGAGCAGGCCGAAGAAGCCGGCGTCTAA
- a CDS encoding 3'-5' exoribonuclease YhaM family protein, with translation MKEKIFVSDLVEGSFITSVFLVADKTLRTTKSGNPFLALDLADKSGNIDSKVWDNAEAIGSRFEADDFVMVEAQVESYRGQLQLNVRDLKRMDDDDVALEDFIPASRWDRDEMLEQLKDVVGREIKSPEMLRFFDALFEEKQLMKQFTLAPAAKGNHHAYLGGLLEHALSMTRLAVRMTRHYAHYYPGMLNQDLVIAGCVLHDIGKCFELSYGRSFNYTTEGQLVGHIVQGVELITAIAKKVSPPLPAEMLMQLKHLVLSHHGKLEYGSPILPRTAEALLLHEIDMIDSRMNMYSNMVAEHEGGTNSEEAFTDYQRLFQGRMYMGDDTGTKWAKTTTPNEDDLEGPGAAAVLEAEGTPKGERRQPASAGESDPNLSLFSE, from the coding sequence ATGAAGGAAAAGATTTTTGTGTCGGACCTCGTCGAGGGGAGCTTCATCACCTCGGTCTTTTTGGTCGCCGACAAGACGCTGCGAACCACCAAGAGCGGCAATCCGTTTCTGGCGCTCGACCTGGCCGACAAGAGCGGCAATATCGACTCGAAAGTGTGGGACAACGCCGAGGCCATCGGCTCGCGCTTCGAGGCCGACGATTTCGTGATGGTCGAGGCGCAGGTCGAGTCGTACCGCGGCCAACTGCAACTCAACGTGCGCGACCTCAAGCGCATGGATGACGACGATGTCGCGCTCGAAGACTTCATCCCCGCGTCTCGCTGGGACCGCGACGAGATGCTCGAGCAGCTCAAGGACGTCGTCGGCCGCGAGATCAAAAGCCCCGAGATGCTTCGCTTCTTCGACGCATTGTTCGAAGAGAAGCAGTTGATGAAGCAGTTCACCCTTGCGCCGGCCGCCAAGGGCAACCACCACGCCTACCTGGGCGGCCTGCTCGAGCACGCCCTGTCGATGACGCGCTTGGCGGTGCGCATGACCCGCCACTACGCGCACTACTACCCCGGCATGCTCAACCAAGATCTGGTGATCGCCGGCTGCGTACTCCACGACATCGGCAAGTGCTTCGAGCTCAGCTACGGACGCTCGTTCAACTACACCACCGAAGGCCAACTCGTCGGCCACATCGTCCAGGGCGTCGAGCTGATCACCGCGATCGCCAAGAAGGTCAGCCCTCCCCTGCCCGCCGAGATGCTCATGCAGCTCAAGCACCTGGTGTTGAGCCACCACGGAAAGCTCGAGTACGGCTCCCCCATCTTGCCGCGCACCGCCGAAGCGCTGCTGCTGCACGAGATCGACATGATCGACAGCCGCATGAACATGTACTCCAACATGGTCGCCGAGCACGAAGGAGGCACCAACAGCGAAGAGGCGTTCACCGATTATCAGCGCCTGTTCCAGGGGCGCATGTATATGGGCGACGACACCGGCACCAAGTGGGCGAAGACGACCACGCCGAACGAGGACGACCTCGAGGGCCCCGGCGCCGCTGCGGTGCTCGAGGCCGAGGGCACGCCCAAAGGCGAGCGCCGCCAGCCGGCGAGCGCCGGGGAATCGGACCCCAACCTCAGTTTGTTCTCCGAATGA
- a CDS encoding sugar phosphate nucleotidyltransferase — protein sequence MSDREVVGAVLCAGFGTRLKPLTEAIPKPLLPFLNIPIVTYALDHLAKADISKVAINLHHLADSIPPVVDRIGEQFGLAPVYSREWEILGTAGGIRGMWKALGEPDATLVALNGDSVMNVDLAHHIAEHRKSGARATVVVRPKAEDQPGKVWLDADGNLRGLRDMRHPDAGAQLTEYDFTGVHILEPELLEEIPLEMGCMVGDVYGPLMEEGETFHASVNDGFWAALDNPKLFLDTTCQVLDDPGLFEQAPLPEALADGLFIYNPDAVSDQSACAKPVLLGGHTTVADGAKLGPNVVADGVDIGEGAVVRNAIVYGMGDIDGEWRDCIAVAGKVAQI from the coding sequence ATGTCTGACCGTGAAGTTGTAGGAGCGGTCCTGTGTGCCGGCTTCGGAACTCGCCTCAAGCCCCTTACCGAGGCGATTCCGAAGCCGCTCCTTCCGTTCTTGAATATCCCCATCGTCACCTACGCCCTCGACCATTTGGCGAAGGCGGACATCTCCAAGGTGGCCATCAACCTCCATCACCTGGCTGACTCGATCCCGCCGGTCGTCGATCGCATCGGCGAGCAGTTCGGGTTGGCGCCGGTCTACTCGCGCGAGTGGGAGATCTTGGGAACAGCCGGGGGCATCCGCGGCATGTGGAAGGCGCTGGGCGAGCCCGACGCCACCCTAGTGGCCCTCAACGGCGACAGCGTCATGAATGTCGACTTGGCTCACCACATCGCCGAGCACCGCAAGAGCGGCGCGCGGGCGACGGTCGTGGTGCGTCCGAAGGCCGAAGACCAGCCCGGCAAGGTCTGGCTCGACGCCGACGGCAACCTGCGTGGGCTGCGTGACATGCGTCACCCCGACGCCGGCGCTCAGCTCACCGAGTACGACTTTACCGGGGTCCACATTCTCGAGCCCGAACTGCTCGAGGAGATCCCGCTCGAGATGGGCTGCATGGTTGGCGACGTCTATGGGCCGCTGATGGAGGAGGGCGAGACGTTCCACGCCTCGGTCAATGACGGCTTTTGGGCGGCCCTCGACAACCCGAAGCTCTTCTTGGACACCACCTGCCAGGTACTCGACGATCCCGGGCTCTTCGAGCAAGCTCCGCTGCCCGAGGCGCTCGCCGACGGCCTCTTTATCTACAATCCGGATGCCGTGAGCGATCAATCCGCGTGCGCCAAGCCCGTTCTTCTGGGCGGGCATACTACGGTCGCCGATGGGGCCAAACTCGGACCCAACGTCGTGGCCGACGGTGTCGACATCGGCGAAGGGGCTGTGGTGCGAAATGCCATCGTCTATGGGATGGGCGACATCGACGGCGAATGGCGAGACTGCATCGCCGTGGCCGGAAAAGTCGCGCAGATTTGA
- a CDS encoding PspA/IM30 family protein → MSILNRLNRIIRSNVSDLRNAGQSSSLEGALGEMEASLKDARRQKAKLRQDEKRLVAAIREQRDKADQWEDRAMMALKQGEEDLARDALAVRNEALDKAAQLRESLEEHRMYLQDIESALEALEMKLEGTRGKLRASSSPSRRPQRIRDESDWDAEFRRRVGDRSARGDDDGASASRTTSSETSYTRDERLFNEMDRMGAKIDAFEAEVEAMRELSDENLRDPGRRRLEERFRNLENRDRRSDRDRRGADSGPSDDLADLKKKFED, encoded by the coding sequence ATGAGCATCCTCAACCGCCTCAATCGCATTATTCGTTCCAACGTCAGCGACCTGCGCAATGCGGGTCAGTCGAGCTCGCTCGAAGGCGCGCTCGGCGAGATGGAAGCCAGCCTCAAAGACGCCCGGCGCCAGAAGGCAAAGCTGCGCCAGGACGAAAAACGCCTGGTGGCCGCCATCCGCGAGCAACGTGACAAAGCGGACCAGTGGGAAGACCGCGCGATGATGGCGCTCAAGCAGGGCGAAGAAGACCTGGCGCGCGACGCTCTGGCCGTGCGAAACGAGGCGCTCGACAAGGCCGCGCAGTTGCGTGAGAGCCTCGAGGAGCACCGCATGTACTTGCAGGATATCGAGAGCGCGCTGGAGGCGCTCGAGATGAAGCTGGAGGGCACACGCGGCAAACTGCGCGCGTCGAGCTCGCCATCACGCCGGCCGCAGCGCATTCGCGACGAGAGCGACTGGGACGCCGAGTTTCGCCGCCGCGTGGGCGACCGGAGCGCTCGGGGCGACGATGACGGCGCGAGCGCATCGCGCACGACATCCTCGGAGACGAGCTACACACGCGACGAGCGTCTGTTTAACGAGATGGACCGCATGGGCGCCAAGATCGACGCCTTCGAGGCCGAAGTCGAGGCGATGCGCGAGTTGAGCGACGAAAACCTCCGCGACCCGGGCCGCCGCCGCTTGGAGGAACGCTTCCGCAACCTGGAAAACCGCGACCGCCGCTCCGACCGTGACCGCCGCGGCGCCGACAGCGGACCGAGCGACGACCTGGCCGACCTCAAAAAGAAGTTCGAGGACTGA
- a CDS encoding cyclic nucleotide-binding domain-containing protein, whose product MELTKLVSLLSKVDDAIEESEHAKALALVLHNFSKFEDNALLRERVAILLASNGRKKEAVGVWDHVARHWANSGHPTRSLAAIKQMHALRPDITMLLDHFTALYNIRSPYLDQDARLPEVAPPTEEVELHVALSGTSLKEMLDEAFAVSIDTDTLVNEPQSLPPLPLLSLLPSEALRRVLDFLEYEIFADAEAVLTKDEMAGDLIWTVTADFTIEDHDPSLRLPSGALLGLSSFGRSATTVARDVYSRKNSELLRLTRESIDALDEELGDFRNRLSTLRRHALTEGLLERHPMFAELDDTDRVELMRRFVGLRVSQGEKLIEQDGQSPGIFVVLDGEVDILRSEEGWEITIATLSAGDVFGEVGVVSDRDALAGCKMTTPGHLLFLSREEFGSVADQYPAVAKYAVNLANERMEDVETTLSAQDLAEVE is encoded by the coding sequence ATGGAACTGACCAAGCTTGTCAGCCTGTTGTCGAAGGTCGACGACGCGATTGAAGAATCCGAGCATGCCAAGGCGCTCGCTCTAGTGCTTCACAACTTCTCCAAATTCGAAGACAACGCCCTGTTGCGCGAGCGCGTGGCCATCCTTCTGGCCTCCAACGGACGCAAAAAGGAGGCCGTGGGCGTCTGGGATCACGTCGCTCGCCACTGGGCCAACAGCGGCCACCCCACCCGCAGCTTGGCGGCGATCAAGCAGATGCACGCGCTGCGCCCCGACATCACCATGCTGCTCGATCACTTCACGGCGCTGTACAATATCCGAAGCCCTTACCTCGATCAGGACGCCCGGCTTCCGGAGGTGGCACCGCCCACCGAAGAGGTCGAGCTGCACGTCGCGTTGAGCGGCACCTCCCTCAAAGAGATGCTCGACGAGGCGTTCGCCGTGTCGATCGACACCGACACCCTGGTCAACGAGCCGCAGTCGCTGCCACCCCTGCCGCTGTTGAGCCTGCTCCCCTCCGAGGCGCTTCGCCGCGTGCTCGATTTCCTCGAGTACGAGATCTTTGCCGACGCCGAGGCGGTGCTCACCAAGGACGAGATGGCCGGTGATCTCATCTGGACAGTCACTGCCGACTTCACCATCGAGGACCACGATCCCAGCCTGCGGCTTCCCTCCGGGGCGCTGCTGGGATTGAGCTCGTTTGGCCGCTCGGCCACGACGGTGGCTCGCGATGTCTACAGCCGAAAGAACAGCGAGTTGTTGCGGTTGACCCGCGAGTCGATCGACGCGCTCGACGAGGAGCTGGGAGATTTCCGCAACCGTCTGTCGACGCTTCGCCGTCACGCGCTGACCGAAGGCCTGCTCGAGCGCCACCCCATGTTCGCCGAGTTGGACGACACCGATCGGGTCGAGTTGATGCGCCGGTTCGTCGGCCTGCGCGTCTCCCAGGGTGAAAAGCTCATCGAGCAAGACGGCCAGAGCCCGGGCATCTTCGTGGTGCTCGACGGCGAGGTCGACATCTTGCGCAGCGAGGAGGGCTGGGAGATCACCATCGCCACGCTCTCGGCGGGCGATGTGTTCGGCGAGGTGGGCGTCGTCTCCGACCGCGACGCGTTGGCCGGCTGCAAGATGACCACCCCCGGTCACTTGCTTTTTCTGTCTCGTGAGGAGTTTGGCTCCGTCGCCGATCAGTATCCGGCGGTCGCGAAATATGCGGTCAACCTCGCCAACGAGCGCATGGAGGACGTCGAGACGACCCTGTCGGCACAGGATCTTGCGGAAGTCGAGTAG
- a CDS encoding PilZ domain-containing protein → MEEARNQQRVDCDIILNKIEGGHTNICRATNISLDGMQFLRLLEPHESGEGRRVRLQFELPGQDEPIWVGAETIYDENGCVGVRFVNISHGHFQLLREWMRAQQIADVPIFHDEAAA, encoded by the coding sequence ATGGAAGAGGCGCGTAACCAACAGCGTGTCGATTGCGACATCATTCTCAATAAAATCGAAGGCGGGCACACCAATATCTGCCGGGCGACCAATATCTCGCTCGACGGCATGCAGTTCCTGCGCCTTCTCGAGCCCCACGAAAGCGGCGAGGGACGTCGCGTGCGACTGCAATTCGAGCTTCCCGGCCAAGATGAGCCCATCTGGGTGGGCGCCGAGACGATCTACGACGAGAATGGCTGTGTGGGTGTACGCTTCGTGAATATCTCTCACGGGCACTTCCAGCTTTTGCGCGAGTGGATGCGCGCCCAGCAGATCGCGGACGTGCCGATCTTCCACGACGAGGCTGCGGCCTAA
- a CDS encoding PspA/IM30 family protein yields the protein MSIFGRIGTLLKANINDLISKAEDPEKILNQLILDMKEQLINAKKQVAVAIADEKRLKKQLDSEVHKASEWEKKAMMAVRAGRDDLAKEALSRKQEHDELAEEYQGQWEAQKAAADKLRDSLRQLNNKIEEAKRKKNLLIARKKRAEAQKTIQETMSGLNDTSAFDAFDRMSEKIEQMEAEAEASAELAEGFSGDDLASKFEDLEADHGADEALAALKAKMGMKEGAKEKETEFSFEEEEVEEEVEEKAEVKAGGRGTWDSDEF from the coding sequence ATGAGCATTTTCGGACGGATCGGAACGCTCCTCAAAGCGAATATCAACGATCTCATCAGTAAGGCCGAGGATCCCGAAAAGATCCTCAATCAGCTGATCCTCGACATGAAGGAGCAGTTGATCAACGCCAAGAAGCAGGTGGCGGTGGCCATCGCTGATGAGAAGCGGCTCAAAAAGCAGCTCGACTCGGAGGTCCACAAGGCCAGCGAGTGGGAGAAGAAGGCGATGATGGCCGTGCGCGCCGGGCGTGACGACTTGGCCAAAGAAGCCCTGTCGCGCAAGCAGGAGCACGACGAGCTCGCCGAGGAGTACCAGGGGCAGTGGGAAGCGCAGAAAGCTGCCGCCGACAAGCTTCGTGACTCGCTTCGCCAGCTCAACAACAAGATCGAGGAGGCCAAACGCAAAAAGAACCTCCTCATCGCTCGCAAAAAGCGCGCCGAAGCTCAGAAGACCATCCAAGAGACGATGTCGGGCCTCAACGACACGTCCGCGTTCGATGCCTTCGACCGCATGTCCGAGAAGATCGAGCAGATGGAAGCCGAGGCCGAGGCCAGCGCCGAGCTCGCCGAGGGCTTCAGCGGCGACGACCTCGCCTCCAAATTCGAGGACCTCGAAGCCGACCACGGCGCCGACGAGGCGCTCGCCGCTCTCAAGGCCAAGATGGGCATGAAAGAGGGCGCCAAGGAAAAGGAGACCGAGTTTTCCTTCGAGGAAGAAGAGGTCGAAGAGGAAGTCGAGGAGAAAGCCGAGGTCAAAGCCGGCGGCCGCGGCACCTGGGACTCCGACGAGTTTTGA
- a CDS encoding cyclic nucleotide-binding domain-containing protein: MTAIIEETINESPLFKHIGDEWKQRLVESAQLRAFEGGEVIIEEGQQAESLFIVVRGRVRVWTESDGRQVELKTLGQGAYFGEVSLLSGKEATATVEAKTDDVTTVALDRSVLLELFGEDDKVRRMLEGVTLARAKDTIGKVLK, encoded by the coding sequence ATGACAGCAATCATCGAAGAGACCATCAACGAGTCCCCGCTATTCAAGCATATTGGCGACGAATGGAAGCAGCGCTTGGTCGAGTCGGCGCAGCTTCGAGCCTTCGAAGGCGGCGAAGTCATCATCGAGGAAGGTCAGCAAGCCGAGTCCCTCTTCATCGTCGTGCGCGGTCGCGTACGCGTGTGGACTGAGTCGGACGGCCGCCAGGTCGAGCTCAAGACGCTCGGACAAGGCGCCTATTTCGGCGAGGTGTCGCTCTTGAGCGGCAAGGAAGCAACGGCGACCGTCGAGGCGAAGACCGATGACGTGACCACCGTGGCGCTCGACCGCTCCGTGTTGCTCGAGCTCTTCGGCGAGGACGACAAGGTGCGCCGAATGCTCGAAGGCGTCACGCTCGCGCGTGCCAAAGACACCATCGGCAAGGTGCTCAAGTAG